The nucleotide sequence CCAAGTGGGAAATTCGATAGCTACCTTGCATACGTCGAGGAAAATAGTGAACGTGTCATCGACCGAAATGTACGTGGAGAAGATGTGACCGAAGAATATGTCGACTTAGAATCACGCTTGAAAGCAAAACGAACCGTCGAAAAGCGGCTTCTCTCATTCATGGAAAAAGCCGAAAAAACAGAAGATTTACTGAAAATCTCGAATGACTTAGCGCGTGTACAGGAAGAAATTGAACAAGTCGAGGGCCGAATGAAATATTTGAAAAACCGGACAGATTATGCGCTTGTAAGCCTCTCGATGGAAGACACAAATGTAAAGGTGCCGAAAGTGAAAGATAATGAAGAGCTGCAAACAGGGCAGAAAATCAAACAAGCCTTTGCCTCCTCAATCAATGGCATTGCTGTCTTCTTCTCAGCAATCGCCGTTTTCCTCATCGGTTTTTCACCTGTGTTGCTGATAATCGGGGTTGTTGGTGGAGTTGTGTATCTGGTAATGAAGAAAAGAAGAAAGAAATAAGGAAAAGCTCATCCGTGGTGGATGAGCTTTTTTGGTGTGTTGGTAATCGGACAGCCTGAACGCCTTTCTCCGCTTTTCTATTTTCCAGCTGCGGCGAATAGAAACTTGTGTTGCTTCACCTTCCCGCTCCGAGGCAAAGAGCGCCTCTAAGCGTGAAGGCTCCAGCAAACAAGGTTTCTGAGCGATTCGCCTCCGCTTTTCTTATTCAAAACTGCTTGATGATTGGAACATGTAGTTTTTGTGGTGGAAGCGGATGCTGAAGATGATGCCCATGGCGAGCATGTTGGCCATGAGGGAGCTTCCTCCGTAGCTGATAAATGGCAGTGGGATACCAGTAATCGGTACGAGCTGAATTGTCATCCCAACGTTTTGGAACACATGGAACGCAAGCATGCTGATGATTCCTGTGCAAATATAGACGTTGAACTCTTGATTAGTTGCGAGTGAAATTTTAATAAGATGATAAATCAACATGAAAAATAAGCTGACAACAAAGCTTGCGCCGATAAAACCAAATTCTTCACCAATGACACTAAAGATAAAGTCGGTGTGACTTTCAGGAATGTACACTTGACGGTCACCGACACCTTTTCCTGTCAGCATCCCAGACCCGATGGCACGTAGAGATTTAATTAAATGATAGCCATTTGATGTCTGGTAATTATGCGGGTCAAGCCATGCGTAGATTCGGCCTAGTTGATAGGTTTGTACGCCAAGTATGTTTTGCAAAAGCTGCGGCGCTTTAAGAACGAGCAAGAATACGCTGATTCCAAATGCGGCAATAATGCCGTATATCGGAACGAGAAGCTTCCAGGTAATGCCTGATACGATTAACATCCCGGTAAGAATCGCGATAAAAACGAGCGATGTACCAAGGTCAGGCTGCTGCATAATTAGCAACAGTGGCAGGCCGGTTGTTAAGCCCACTTTCCCTAATAGAAGCAAATCAGATTGAAGTGACTTGCTTATATATCGTTTGTGGTGGTCGGAAATGACTTTGCTAAGCGCAAGCACTAAGAAAATTTTCATAAACTCTGACGGCTGGACCGATCCGACACCGGGAATTTCGAACCAGCTTTTTTGTCCGTTCCGAATCGGTGCAATGCTGTATGGGGCAATGATTAACACAAACAGCAAAAAGTTTCCAAACCCATATAAATACCACGTAAGCTTCTTATATTGGTCGGTATCAAAAAACGTCATCGCCGCGATAATAAAAGAGCCGACAACATACCAAACAATTTGCTTAATTACAAAGTTTTGTCCGTATTGGTCTGTGCTTTGGGCACTCCAGATGGCAATGCAGCTGACCATACAGAACAGCAGTAACAAAAAGATTAATTGCCAGTCAATTCGTTCAGTTATTCGTTTTTCCATTTTTATAAGCACCTGACATTCTAAAAATTGTGGTCGCATGTTGAATTTACCGAAAAAGTTGACTTCTGTCAAAAGGAAGCAATAAAACAGAAAAAATCAACTTATATAACAAAGTAATTTATACCAAATTTGTAGTATGATAGAATGAGGTTTTGTAAAATCATATGATCACCAGATGTATGGAGGTAAATAGTGTGAAAAGCATGAAACAGAAACTAATGCTGATTTTTTCAGTGTTAATTGTGGCTGTGCTGCTTGTTCAAGGCCTTGTTGGGGTTTTCATTTCAAGGTCTGAGCTTGAAAAGCAGGCAAAAAGTACAATGAAACTTCAGTCACAGGAACTAGCAAATTCATTAAATGGGATGGAAGAAAGTATTCAGGTTCTTCGAGAAACCGCCTATTCAAAATACGACCAAATGATTCAAGAGCAGGTCGACAATGCCGTTTCGATCGTGAATCATTATTATACACTTGCGAGAAATGGAAAGATGAATGAAGCCGAGGCAAAAGTTGAGGCACTCAACGTTCTTCGAAGTGCTAGATATGGTGAGAACGGCTACTTTTGGGTTGATAATACCGACTATCAACTGCTTCTGCTTCCGCCTTCACCTGAAAAAGAAGGGATGAACCGCGAAGATGTGCAAGATGTCAACGGAAAGCGGATGGTGAAGGACTTGGTTGACGGTGCAGTGAAAGACGGGGAAACCTTTGTCGATTATCATTTTCCGAAGCTCGGTTCAGAAGAAGCCTATCCGAAGCGCGGCTATACGCAGCTATTTAAGCCGTGGGGCTGGGTAGTCGGCACTGGAAACTATGTCGATGATATCGAAGCTGCGATGACGCATGCTGAGCAAGAAGCTCGCGCACATTTTTTGAAATCAATTGAAGCGCAAGGCG is from Bacillus tianshenii and encodes:
- a CDS encoding DUF4349 domain-containing protein, producing the protein MKKLFILCAVLLLAACSGGGAGDESANDVSTSESMDKEMAASTEESEAAQTEEMKMGQTAQTERMVAYESHLQLAVKNVESVLETFEEKVKQSGGYVVESSISTEGSTKRAYLQARVPSGKFDSYLAYVEENSERVIDRNVRGEDVTEEYVDLESRLKAKRTVEKRLLSFMEKAEKTEDLLKISNDLARVQEEIEQVEGRMKYLKNRTDYALVSLSMEDTNVKVPKVKDNEELQTGQKIKQAFASSINGIAVFFSAIAVFLIGFSPVLLIIGVVGGVVYLVMKKRRKK
- a CDS encoding FtsW/RodA/SpoVE family cell cycle protein gives rise to the protein MEKRITERIDWQLIFLLLLFCMVSCIAIWSAQSTDQYGQNFVIKQIVWYVVGSFIIAAMTFFDTDQYKKLTWYLYGFGNFLLFVLIIAPYSIAPIRNGQKSWFEIPGVGSVQPSEFMKIFLVLALSKVISDHHKRYISKSLQSDLLLLGKVGLTTGLPLLLIMQQPDLGTSLVFIAILTGMLIVSGITWKLLVPIYGIIAAFGISVFLLVLKAPQLLQNILGVQTYQLGRIYAWLDPHNYQTSNGYHLIKSLRAIGSGMLTGKGVGDRQVYIPESHTDFIFSVIGEEFGFIGASFVVSLFFMLIYHLIKISLATNQEFNVYICTGIISMLAFHVFQNVGMTIQLVPITGIPLPFISYGGSSLMANMLAMGIIFSIRFHHKNYMFQSSSSFE